The Elgaria multicarinata webbii isolate HBS135686 ecotype San Diego chromosome 13, rElgMul1.1.pri, whole genome shotgun sequence region TAGCTATTCATAACTATTTGGTACCTTTGTATCTTAGAACATATTTATCTTAGTAAGAACTTTGGTTGTGGATTAGACCAGccatccccagcctggtgctctccagattttttggactataaatcccagcattcctggccaatggccatgcttgTTCAGACTGAtgagagctgaaatccaaaacatctggagggcaccatgttggggaaggatggattAGACTAAGAGCTCATTAAATACTCATTGAATGGAGATTTGAAATAAAGTCTCCCTTTCCCAACATTAAGGCCTGCAAGGGGAAAAAGACATGATTTAAGAACTAGTAATGCAAACAAACAGGTTTTTTAGACAAAAAACATGTATACTTAAAAGGAGGAGGGGCCCTGCTCATCCAGTTTGTGCAGGTTCTACTACTTACTTCTACATATAGCTGCATATTTTGCCAACAGAAATAGTTTTCCTTACCATATTTCCATTATTAGACACATTAAAGACGCCAGCATACAGAATAGCTTGAATATGCTGTATACAGCCATAaacaacacatacatacacatatatatgtGCATACACAATGCAACTACCGTCTCAAGTCTGCATCAGTTTGTTTTGTTAACTATGCATTGAGAGCATTTATCCCACAGAGCAATTACGAGTTAGTGTTTAATGACTCTATTGCCTTCTGAATCCTCTGTGAATAGCAAGTCATAACATGACTTCTGACTAACGTCTGTTAGAACAGACAATCTCATGCCTGGATCTATGTGGGGCCCTCTCTCTGCAGAATAACAAGCCCCAGAGCACTCCGTATAAGAAGGGCTCGATACTGTGCTACTTTTGTGCCGAAGAGGCTTCTTTTGCAAAGACGGTTCACCTTGTCCACGAAAAAAACAGTTAGAAATGACTTTGTGACCCTCGGAGTCCTGGGTGAACAGGAGACTTGCTACATCTACGTGGCTGGTCTCATGCCCTTCATCAGAATTAGAAATGGCATCATTGGTTTTCAGACAGAGTCCAGATGCAGTTATATTAAAACTCTTCAAAGTCTTCATTTTTGTTATACTTTTCTCCAGCTGAGGATCTATATTCTCAGAATTAGAGGATGGGCATCTGTGTTTTCTCTGAGCCTTGGTTCTTCTACTTGAAACTATCTGCAGGTGTTGACTATCCAGCGGAAACAAGGTtgtgtttgtttctctcttccgaCCACCATTTTGCTCTATCAAAGGAGAATAAGAAATAGCTGCATGATCAAGAACCCTCTTTTGTTCTAGGTGCTGAATTAAGTCCAAGGAGAGAGGGTCTCCCCGCTCTGCAACAGAGACTTTTCCCTTGGTATCTGGCAGGATACAGCTGTTACTTTGGGCTTGAGTAGGGGCAGAACACCAAGGGGGAAGGCATACGCCTTGCGTTTTCTGTTGGCTCCACTCTTCCAAGTCCAGTGGCTGAGAAGAAGCTggcaatggggctttctccctgcTAGGCAGTTCATGGTCTTTCAGGTTGGAGGCACTGTTGGATGCAACAGTCAATAGCCTTTTATGGGTGTTGGTTTTCTTCTCCTCTGCAAGAACAAGTCGACAGGTCAAATATACATCTTTTACTACATAGCTTAGAACGGCAAGTACGAAACAGCCTATTCCCTACTCCAAAGCCCAAATGTGGGCAATTTAGAGGAACAGAACAGCCCCCAATAAGCTAACCAAACCACCTGTAAGCCCAAAGTACCTACTAGTAGGGGAGGTTGCCTGCTACCTCTTGCATGCCTTACTGCTCAGCCCTTGCAATCAAGACTCCACTGGGAGACTAGTAGTTCTACTTTGTCCCTAGTCTGGGTGAGTACATCCcatttttattcagaaaaaaGTAGTATGCCTTAACTAACAAAAGCTTAGGAGACACTGTAGCAGATGCAAGAACCCTTCTGGATAACTGAAGAAAGTAATGATAGAAGTGCTGATGCAGGGCTCTCCCCCATACGCACCGCTACACTTAGTGGCAAAATCAATACACAAAGCGACACCTTAGAGAAGGCCACCAGAGACCAAACACTTTCCTGCAAGATCTCAGTAGCTCCCACTTCTTGCCCGTCCATGGGGGTGAACAAGCAACGAACAGCTGCTCTTccctccctaaaaaaaaaaaaaagtgacttgAAAGCAAAGTAGAGTCACGTCTTGCTGCTTTCCTCAATTACCTTTTCCCAGCTGCCTCATTTTTTGAGATGATTCAAAATTACCCATGAAGGAGTAGTGTACTGTTAGGAAAACGGTGGAGAAGCAAAGCTTTTTGAATGACCTTGTGTGTTTTTGTATAGTGTATTCACGATGAAAGGTGCAATGCAAGCGTGAAATAATAAATCCTCTTATACAAAGCTCTGCAAATGTATGTGTAAATTATTAAAGCCCGATACTTTCCTCTTAGTAAATTTCACCTTCAGGGAAAATATACAGCTACTGCATCTAAACATTTTGCTTTTTCCTTGAACAGTAGCTTTTATTTGCATAACAATAGAAATGCCTAAGTTAGGGACAGGTCCGGAGGGTTGCATGCAGTGCCAGGCTTGGGACTGCACATTCTTCTCCCCGCCCACCCAAATCTAAGTGCTCAGGGATGGAGAGGTTTTAATTTTCCCTGCCTGCAGAGTTCAGGGGCTAGAGACagaaggggggggaattaaagcctccccccactcccagggATCCCAACCTGCTGCTGCTAACAGCAGTGCTGGAACATAGGTCTCTTCCCCACTGTGCAACTTATGTAATCAGCTGGGCTGCGGGGGGCACCCCAGGGCTGCATGGAGAGCTGCTGAGAGTTTAAGTAGAACAGAAACAAATACAAGAGCAGCAGTCTAATTAAAGTGATGGTTATAGCAAAGTACATTTAGGGTGCCATCCTACTGGGAAGGCCATAAGCTTCCAAACGTGGAGGCTTATGGGCATCTAATGCAGATtggaaggagcagcagaggtgataTTTGCCTCCACGTTCCTCCTGCTTTGCATTTCAGCTAGACGGGCTCTTTTGCCCACCTAGCTGGGGttctgcagagcaggagggaaagaggctggggacattGTGTAAGCCGGCTTCCCCAGTCtctctcccactcccaccccccagcatgctcccttcccttcctctctgagATCACTTCTGCAGTGCTCTCCAGGCCAGTTACGTGAAGGAGGAGGCAAGGAGCTCAGATTCCTGTCTCCGACGGCAgagccaggaatctgaactatcctctgttcccccagactctgtctaggggccataggattgctctcttaaggaATTAAGTAGTACCTAAGAATGCAACCACAGGCTGTACACCTGTTCAAAAAGAGTAACGCAGACTTGAATCCGGCATGTTTACCTTGCACAATCCGTCTGCCAAAACTGCATGCACAGAGTCCTAATCAGATACTCAGTGACAGAAGTAATCAGTCattcaggaaaagaagcaggcggCTGGATTTAGTTCTGGTAAGTCTGAACCGGTTTACATACATGCAGCTTGGATGCCAGGCACGCATGCAATTCAATCAAGCCAACAATATTTCTCTCCACTTAGTTCAGTCTTAGTGCATTTGGGTGCAATTCTGACCTCTTCACTTGCATAAATCCTCCCAGGCTACAACAGGAGttttttttgaagaaaaaaaggatTTATGAAACACATTGCAGATTTAGGAGAAGTGGGATCCAATATTACTGACCATATAGGCAATAGTTTAATTGAACACCCAGTTCTCTGCCTCTGATAAACTCAACATTTAGTCCTGATAAACTGAGCCAAttttatctgttttttaaaaaaatgagtccAGTTATCTGGATCCAACTGTAACAGACAATTCTAGAAAGAAACTGGAGGTCTTTCAAGCCTCATGGCTATTCAGAGTCCCAagatctttgcccccccccctccccaatgtcacTTGCCCTTTCCTAAGGGAGGAAAAACCATACCTGCTTGTTGAACACTGAAGAAAGTGGAAATGGTGGTTTGTTTAGTGAATGGAAGAGACACTTTTGTTGGAGTAGAATAAGAGAGTCGATTCGCCACCCTTAATCCGGGCTTACCTATTAGGTTCTGGGTGGGAAAGAAATATAGGTTACAATTCATCCATCCATTGTGAACTGGTTTCATTCATATGTTGCTTAATCCTAAATCATAGCACTTAGAATCGATTTGCTTACATAAATTATCTCAAATCCTTGAGAAAAAAAGGATTTACAAGTGGTCCCAGCCAGCCAGGGCCTCCTTCAGGAAACTCCATTCTGTTTCCCCCAACATTCCATagttactgagcatgctcaatcctcattaGGCTgtttgatgggtgtgtgtgtgtgtgtgtgtgttgcccccttagtttttttttaaagtattttgtttgcatttctgcaaactttggggcttCCCTGAGCATGCCAATATTTCCCTGTTGTTTCTCAGtgggacttttatttattttat contains the following coding sequences:
- the AUNIP gene encoding aurora kinase A- and ninein-interacting protein, whose amino-acid sequence is MKRKSRSPAEKQHETCDVWLDTSSLKRRKLQNLIGKPGLRVANRLSYSTPTKVSLPFTKQTTISTFFSVQQAEEKKTNTHKRLLTVASNSASNLKDHELPSREKAPLPASSQPLDLEEWSQQKTQGVCLPPWCSAPTQAQSNSCILPDTKGKVSVAERGDPLSLDLIQHLEQKRVLDHAAISYSPLIEQNGGRKRETNTTLFPLDSQHLQIVSSRRTKAQRKHRCPSSNSENIDPQLEKSITKMKTLKSFNITASGLCLKTNDAISNSDEGHETSHVDVASLLFTQDSEGHKVISNCFFRGQGEPSLQKKPLRHKSSTVSSPSYTECSGACYSAERGPHIDPGMRLSVLTDVSQKSCYDLLFTEDSEGNRVIKH